GAAGAGCGACAACCCTGGCAAGAAATGGTGGACCACGCCTACGACCGATTTCTCGAAGTCGTGGCGAACGGACGTCCGGGCCTGACCAGGCAGCGTTTGGTGAGCGAAACAATTGAAAAGCAAATTTTTACTTACGACGAAAAAGGTGTTCCCATCAAGGGGCCCGACGGAAAACCTGTTACCGTGAAAGCCGTCCGCTACCGGGCTGACGGGGGCAGTTACACGCCCCCTCAGGCAAAGGAATTGGGGTTGATCGACGGCCTCGCTGATCTGCCGACAACCATCGCGACCGCGGCGGAAATCGCGAAGTTATCCAAGTACCGCGCTGTTGTTTACGAGCGACCCAAGGGCTTGGCCGAACAATTACTTGGAGTCGAACTTCACCA
This is a stretch of genomic DNA from Fimbriiglobus ruber. It encodes these proteins:
- a CDS encoding S49 family peptidase; amino-acid sequence: MRDNTNPRYAGTGPKPLVASMGSIAASGGYYVAMPAGKVLAESTTITGSIGVFAALPNVSELAHKNGVHLELIKAGSIKGGGSPFQTLSPEERQPWQEMVDHAYDRFLEVVANGRPGLTRQRLVSETIEKQIFTYDEKGVPIKGPDGKPVTVKAVRYRADGGSYTPPQAKELGLIDGLADLPTTIATAAEIAKLSKYRAVVYERPKGLAEQLLGVELHQPNHPLGVETLGHALTPRLWYLSPQFELAGSLSAVTTP